AGGTGGCCTCTCTTGTTCTTTTTCACCAGTAGAAATAAAGACCAATTTATTTAAAACCCCTAATTCCTCAGTTTGAATATCATCACCAAAGTGACAAGTTGCACAATATCATTCTCCCATTAGCTAGAAGGTCAATAATTCTCTTAAAAGGAAATTGCTCTTAAAGTTAACAATATTTATTGTTATCAAAGCAGGAGGATTTTCAAAAATGCTTGTTGAAGTTAAAAAATAACGATGGACATCATAGACAAGAACACTCGCATGGACACAAAGAAACAAGACAATGCCCCGAATATACCTAGGCCTGTTGAAATACAATCTGTCATTGACATCGACATTGACAAGATAAGGCTCAACCCCTATCAGCCAAGAAAATCATTTGATGACCAGAAACTCCATGAGCTTGCAGAATCCATACGACAAAATGGCATACTTCAACCCATCGTAGTGCGACCTGTAGATAACGGGGCGTTCGAACTTGTAGCTGGCGAACGCAGATTTCGAGCGGCGGTTCTAGCAGGCCTTGACAGCATTCCAGGAGTCGCTCGGCAGCTCTCAGAAAAGGAATCGCTTGAGATTGCACTTATAGAAAACCTCCAACGAGAAGACATTAAACCCCTCGAATGTGCCCAAGCCTATCGGCGACTTATGGATGAGTTTGGTCTAACGCAGGAGCAAGTTGCCGAGCGTGTTGGGAAAAGCCGCCCGGCGGTGGCAAATACCCTTCGTCTATTGAACCTTCCAGCAGAAATCTTAGAAAGCCTCGACCGCGAACAGATTACAGAAGGGCATGCGCGAGCTCTTCTTTCCATTCCAAACCCCGAAGAACAACTCAAGGCATGGGAGAAGATCGTCAAAGATGGCCTCAGTGTCAGGGAAGCCGAAAGGCTGTCCAGGATGTCAGCGACAGGCAAGCCACCTCGCCATGTCAAAGTTTCACGTGAAACTAGACGTCATGGACAAACAAACCCGCATATTGCAAATGTCGAAGATAAACTCAGGCGATTCCTCGGCACAAAAGTTTCGATTTCAATCAATCATGAAAATAAAGGCCGCATAGAAATTGAGTTCTATGGAGAGGATGACCTAATGCGCATAATCGACCTAATTTTTCAAACATAATTAATGCAAAAGGGAGGAAAGCAGGGTAATGAATGAGGTGATCTATGACATGTCAATCAAAGAGGCGTCGGAGATCCTCGAAAAGAGTGATCGACAAATACGCCGCTATGTCAAAGCTAACCGTCTTAAAGCCAGACCAGTCAGAGTCGATGGGCATATAAAATTAATGTTCAATCGCGAGCAAGTTTTGAACTTCAAGGAAACTTTGATGAAAGAAGGTGCATTTGGGGAATCTGATAATAAGATAATGGTTGACGCTAAACTTATCGACAAAGCAACGGATGGGGAATTGGAAAAGGACGAGACTGCTGTCATAGATGGTATAGCTTCGATAGCACCGGACCATATTAAATATGTCATGGACACCCTCATGGAACAAATAAAAGAATTGCGAGCGGAGAATCGCGAGCTTCATTATCAGCTGGAACAGCGTTCAGGACAAGTAGGCTTCCTACAAGGAAGGGTTGAAACACTACAAGAAGAGCTCAAAATGCTTGCACCAGCACCAAAAACACGTGAAGAGATAACTCGGCGAAAACCTTGGTATCGCAAAATTTTCGGGGGGTAATGCTCTAGAGTCTCATGTTCGGGAGCCAACCTATTATGACTTTACATGGCCATGCTAAAAATGACATAGACATAAGGTTGACAATGACGGCAAGGTGGGCCTGCAATAAATACTGGAGCTGCTTTATAACTTCTAAAATCTTCAAAAAGCCATATATTGCTTATTAAACTCTCTCATATCCCGCAGTTCCACTCCGTGCGAACACTTGGTTAAACAGAATCCATAAATCAACAAGGGATTAATCAACTCTCCGGCTAATGTATAATTCATCTGCACATTAAAAACTAAAATGGAGGCTCTACTGGTGAGGCTAAGTGTAGCTCTAATTTTAATATTTGCTTTCTTTTTATGGCTATTCCCAACGAATTCGCATCCAGATTCAGCGATTGACGAGGCATCCATTAAGGAATATACCGTTCATCTTATTGGACACGCACACATTGACATGAACTGGCTTTGGCTTTGGCCAGAAACGGTTGAGGTATGCAAAAACACATTCTCCACAATGCTCAAATTCATGGAAGAATATCCGCAATTCCGTTTCTCACAAAGCCAGGCATCAGCATATTTACCAATCGAAGAGCAATATCCCGAAATTTTTAAGCAAATACAGGAACGCGTAAAAAACGGGCAATGGGAAATTACCGGAGGAACATGGACCGAAGGCGATATGAACATGGCCTCCGGTGAAGCAATTGTTCGCCAAATTCTCTATGCCAAGCGTTACTTTATGGAAAAGTTCGGCGTCGAACCAATAATCTGCTGGGAGCCTGACACATTCGGAC
This genomic interval from Armatimonadota bacterium contains the following:
- a CDS encoding ParB/RepB/Spo0J family partition protein; the encoded protein is MDIIDKNTRMDTKKQDNAPNIPRPVEIQSVIDIDIDKIRLNPYQPRKSFDDQKLHELAESIRQNGILQPIVVRPVDNGAFELVAGERRFRAAVLAGLDSIPGVARQLSEKESLEIALIENLQREDIKPLECAQAYRRLMDEFGLTQEQVAERVGKSRPAVANTLRLLNLPAEILESLDREQITEGHARALLSIPNPEEQLKAWEKIVKDGLSVREAERLSRMSATGKPPRHVKVSRETRRHGQTNPHIANVEDKLRRFLGTKVSISINHENKGRIEIEFYGEDDLMRIIDLIFQT